A genome region from Fusarium musae strain F31 chromosome 5, whole genome shotgun sequence includes the following:
- a CDS encoding hypothetical protein (CAZy:GH18), which translates to MPPLLPSANPLPRLITYYQTHHDSSGNLISPLSLITQPGIAITHVIVAAIHINDDPQKITLNDYHPSHPIFQTMWAELRVLQASGVKVMGMLGGACKGSYARLDADQETFDRYYGPVKDMIRERGLDGLDLDVEEEMTLGGIVRLIDRLRSDFGPTFIITLAPVAMSLLDFTKNLSGFDYEALEVMRGRDIAWYNTQFYCGWGDCSNPLMYDLMVRKGWPPEKIVIGLVTNPENGSGYVPMNPLNMVLTTLRGRYGAFGGIMGWEYFNSLPGGKERPWEWAREMTKLLRGHLLSAPAQATRPVQPVAVESGPKAKNEDVDPDGPGGQDAPVPKQFDYYSDGLDD; encoded by the coding sequence ATGCCCCCTCTTCTCCCTTCCGCCAACCCTTTACCGCGGTTGATCACGTATTACCAAACCCATCATGACTCCTCGGGAAATCTcatctctcctctctctctcatcacACAACCTGGTATCGCCATAACCCACGTCATTGTTGCCGCTATTCACATCAACGATGATCCGCAAAAGATTACACTCAATGATTACCACCCATCTCACCCCATTTTCCAGACTATGTGGGCTGAGCTACGCGTGCTACAAGCCTCAGGTGTGAAGGTAATGGGCATGCTAGGTGGTGCTTGCAAGGGCAGCTATGCACGACTGGATGCTGACCAAGAGACGTTTGATCGGTACTACGGCCCCGTGAAAGACATGATTCGAGAGCGCGGTCTGGACGGCCTGGATCTGGACGTTGAAGAGGAAATGACTCTGGGAGGAATTGTGCGGCTGATAGACCGTCTACGCAGCGATTTTGGGCCTactttcatcatcaccctGGCACCAGTCGCCATGTCTCTTCTTGACTTCACCAAGAATCTCAGCGGTTTTGACTACGAGGCTCTCGAAGTGATGCGCGGCCGTGATATCGCCTGGTACAACACACAATTCTACTGCGGCTGGGGAGATTGTAGTAACCCCCTTATGTACGATCTCATGGTCCGCAAGGGCTGGCCACCCGAGAAGATCGTTATCGGACTTGTCACCAATCCTGAGAATGGAAGCGGCTATGTGCCGATGAACCCTCTCAATATGGTGCTCACGACGCTGCGGGGCCGATATGGAGCGTTTGGAGGAATCATGGGCTGGGAATACTTCAACAGTTTGCCTGGAGGAAAAGAACGACCATGGGAGTGGGCCAGGGAGATGACCAAGTTGTTGAGAGGGCATTTGTTGTCGGCACCTGCACAGGCTACACGACCAGTACAACCGGTGGCGGTAGAAAGTGGCCCAAAAGCAAAGAACGAAGACGTTGACCCAGATGGACCTGGTGGACAAGATGCACCAGTGCCAAAACAGTTTGACTACTACTCGGATGGGCTTGATGATTAG
- a CDS encoding hypothetical protein (EggNog:ENOG41): MAAVMEHNPPPPFKSHSQMPDIKDAIKAAFPRIAELLNLLEQTKHIRTDLALQQKIVSDLESQLSESNRELNGLDRKRLADLESHKKYRDGHVMKFLYKASGKENSFTGQAEREEQNYHNTLQRAHLASEHNSSVKAKLDEELRKKNDLDQSMQGYLDLQKQLDDIYDDIFSGPTPDFPEEDAKEQQSTNALYAYVATKTALELHQKALDLLEQATATMTAGLQQVDKALQSGDMNHLRALNKGRELVQQSKITVDQLVQLGADVIELPPEANPRTMEVTSNLGDVWGKVDITGGRQEVARCTAALNSCLSQARERKHYLSKELKRKGEEMDQTRTELQAIRKGIFEEVMGDDLVKGS, translated from the coding sequence atggctgcagTCATGGAACACAACCCACCACCTCCATTCAAATCTCACAGCCAAATGCCGGACATCAAAGACGCAATAAAGGCAGCCTTTCCAAGGATAGCAGAGTTGTTAAACCTGCTAGAACAAACAAAACATATTCGCACTGATCTTGCTCTACAACAAAAGATCGTTTCAGACCTTGAGTCACAATTATCAGAATCCAACCGAGAACTCAATGGATTAGATCGCAAGCGTTTAGCCGACCTTGAGTCGCATAAGAAATATCGCGATGGCCATGTAATGAAGTTTCTTTACAAAGCCAGCGGTAAAGAGAACTCATTTACAGGTCAGGCTGAGAGGGAGGAGCAAAATTACCACAACACACTTCAACGGGCGCATCTGGCATCGGAGCACAATTCGAGTGTCAAGGCTAAACTGGACGAAGAACTTCGGAAAAAGAATGACCTCGACCAGAGCATGCAGGGTTACCTTGATcttcagaagcagcttgaCGATATCTACGATGATATCTTTTCAGGTCCAACGCCAGATTTCCCTGAAGAGGACGCAAAGGAGCAGCAGAGCACTAATGCGCTATATGCTTATGTCGCTACAAAGACAGCCTTGGAGCTACATCAAAAAGCACTAGATCTGCTCGAGCAAGCGACAGCGACAATGACAGCTGGACTGCAACAGGTCGATAAGGCTCTACAATCCGGAGACATGAATCATCTCCGAGCTCTGAACAAGGGCAGAGAGCTTGTTCAACAGAGCAAGATAACGGTTGATCAGCTAGTACAGCTTGGTGCGGATGTGATTGAGCTGCCACCCGAGGCCAATCCCCGCACTATGGAGGTCACATCTAACCTGGGCGATGTCTGGGGAAAGGTAGATATTACAGGTGGAAGACAGGAGGTAGCGCGATGCACAGCTGCTTTGAACAGCTGCTTAAGTCAGGCCAGAGAGAGGAAGCATTACTTGAGTAAAGAGCTCAAGAGGAAGGGCGAAGAGATGGATCAAACCCGGACGGAGTTACAGGCGATTAGAAAGGGTATTTTCGAAGAGGTCATGGGTGATGATTTGGTCAAAGGGTCATAG
- a CDS encoding hypothetical protein (EggNog:ENOG41): MDNDSSDSTIPGSARSLPPPFDQVESYLRRAVVIAVDQAVARATDNWDAKLQTMQTQLKNELTVAINDAVHNALKGPLEEWLKDRQSMHFRLRNLEAVSGDIGQK, from the exons ATGGACAACGATTCCAGTGATTCCACTATCCCAGGTAGTGCTAGGTCGCTCCCCCCGCCATTTGATCAGGTTGAGAGTTATCTTCGTCGGGCTGTTGTCATCGCTGTCGATCAAGCTGTCGCTCGCGCTACTGACAATTGGGATGCAAAGCTCCAAACCATGCAAACTCAGCTCAAGAACGAACTTACTGTCGCTATTAACGACGCCGTTCACAACGCTCTCAAGGGCCCGCTCGAGGAGTGGCTGAAGGATCGCCAGTCTATGCATTTTCGCCTTCGAAACCTTGAAGCCGTCAG TGGAGATATCGGTCAAAAGTGA
- a CDS encoding hypothetical protein (BUSCO:EOG09263720) has protein sequence MPKSSDSRRGGARKGPYDKPERKNIFKYNTNIGQHILKNPGIADMIVAKANLKPTDTVLEIGPGTGVLTTRILEQAKAVKAVELDIRMGAELTKRVQGKPEQQKLEIIMGDFAKLDLPEALPPFDVCISNTPYQISSIIISKLISLPRPPRVSILMVQREFGLRLCARPGDSLYSRLSVNTQFTSKVALIAKVGKNNFSPPPEVESVVVRLEPRPEVPAANIQELDGMLRICFSRKNKTLRASFIDSEELCQRNWITWAAMDPEKVSEQDLQFFRDSEDTIDAHQSVCGIPVSKATLKSFIRSKIEQVLEKTELSEARSAKCDENDFLRLLLAFRENNIYFT, from the coding sequence ATGCCGAAATCGTCAGATAGCAGGCGCGGTGGCGCCCGCAAGGGACCATACGATAAGCCTGAACGCAAGAACATATTCAAATACAACACGAATATTGGCCAGCACATTCTGAAGAACCCTGGCATCGCCGATATGATTGTCGCAAAGGCAAACCTCAAGCCCACCGACACCGTCCTCGAGATCGGTCCTGGAACCGGCGTTCTCACCACACGCATTCTAGAACAAGCCAAAGCGGTCAAGGCCGTAGAGCTCGACATACGCATGGGAGCCGAATTAACAAAAAGAGTTCAAGGCAAGCCCGAGCAGCAAAAGTTGGAAATCATTATGGGCGATTTCGCCAAATTGGATCTCCCAGAAGCACTCCCACCGTTCGACGTTTGCATTAGCAATACCCCATACCAGATTtcgtccatcatcatctccaagctcatcTCTCTGCCTCGACCTCCTCGCGTCAGCATTCTTATGGTCCAGCGAGAATTTGGACTGCGGTTATGCGCTCGACCTGGCGATTCCTTATACTCTCGTCTTTCGGTCAACACACAATTCACCTCCAAAGTCGCCCTGATCGCCAAGGTCGGTAAGAACAACTTCTCGCCGCCACCCGAAGTCGAATCCGTTGTCGTGAGACTTGAGCCACGACCAGAAGTGCCTGCTGCCAACATTCAGGAGCTAGACGGCATGCTCCGTATCTGTTTCTCGagaaagaacaagactctACGAGCAAGCTTCATTGATTCGGAGGAGCTCTGCCAGCGAAACTGGATCACTTGGGCAGCCATGGACCCTGAAAAAGTCAGCGAGCAAGATTTGCAGTTCTTCCGTGACAGCGAAGATACAATAGACGCTCACCAGTCTGTGTGTGGAATTCCAGTTAGCAAGGCCActctcaagagcttcattCGGAGCAAGATTGAGCAAGTCCTTGAGAAGACTGAACTCTCTGAAGCACGATCAGCGAAGTGCGACGAAAACGACTTCTTACGACTTCTTTTGGCGTTCCGCGAGAACAATATCTATTTCACATAA
- a CDS encoding hypothetical protein (EggNog:ENOG41), translating into MNLIYNGAAETIIWLGLATDETARAIELVQKIANGAGSKIIEWGRAQSYGDAYIIDDLELLKRNGLPNLTENDWLTLRDIYTRPWFGRVWMLQEVALSRNPRVVIGHHETLWDSIGDTAGLVNMSGALIGLFTVGSESETAPLIYSLVHAAGLHVTRQWLQDKDSRYKEALFTIPVDEIFAIPGI; encoded by the coding sequence ATGAATCTCATATACAACGGGGCCGCCGAGACAATAATATGGCTTGGTCTCGCCACAGATGAAACGGCCAGGGCTATTGAGCTCGTTCAGAAGATTGCGAACGGCGCTGGGTCTAAGATCATAGAATGGGGAAGGGCTCAGTCATACGGCGATGCTTACATCATagatgatcttgagcttctcaagaggaATGGCCTTCCTAATCTTACTGAGAACGATTGGCTGACTCTTCGAGATATCTACACACGGCCGTGGTTCGGACGTGTCTGGATGCTACAAGAAGTTGCCCTCTCTCGCAATCCAAGAGTTGTCATCGGCCACCACGAGACATTATGGGATTCTATTGGCGATACAGCTGGACTGGTCAACATGTCCGGCGCCCTCATCGGCTTGTTTACTGTGGGCTCCGAATCAGAAACCGCGCCTTTAATCTACTCTCTTGTTCACGCTGCTGGCCTCCACGTTACTCGCCAATGGTTGCAGGACAAGGATAGTCGGTACAAGGAGGCCCTGTTCACTATTCCTGTCGACGAAATTTTCGCTATTCCAGGCATCTGA